A genomic region of Limimonas halophila contains the following coding sequences:
- the lepA gene encoding translation elongation factor 4 translates to MTDRSRIRNFAIIAHIDHGKSTLADRIITMCEGVSEREMREQFLDNMDLERERGITIKAQTVRLNYPSADGSTYVFNVIDTPGHVDFSYEVSRSLKACEGCILLVDASQGVEAQTLANVYLALEHDLEIIPVLNKVDLPAAEPERVLEELENVIGLAATDALLISAKTGQGVSDVTEAICQRIPVPAGDADAPLKALLVDSWYDQYLGVITLVRVMEGTLQPGVRARMMATRAVHDVSEVGTFQPGRVKSDALGPGELGYMIAGIKDIDEAQVGDTITDDTNPCDKPLEGYKPSVPVVFCGLFPTDTGQYEALRDALGKLRLNDSSFQFEPESSPALGFGFRCGFLGLLHLEIIQERLSREFDLDLITTAPSVVYRIMKKTGEIVDLHNPTDMPNPMHIESVEEPWITATILVPDGYLGNVIKLCEERRGIQKDLTYAGDRAMVVYSLPLNEVVYDFYDRLKSATSGYASFDYQMEGYHEGDLVKLDVLVNSERVDALAVIVHRSQAEYRGRLVCQKLKEEIPRQLFKVPIQAAISGRVVARETVPALKKDVTAKCYGGDVTRKRKLIEKQKEGKKKMRQVGKVEIPQSAFLNALKMDDD, encoded by the coding sequence ATGACCGATCGGAGCCGCATTCGCAACTTCGCCATCATCGCGCACATCGACCACGGCAAGTCGACGCTGGCGGATCGCATTATCACGATGTGCGAGGGCGTCAGTGAACGCGAGATGCGCGAACAGTTCCTCGACAACATGGATCTGGAACGCGAGCGCGGCATCACAATCAAGGCGCAGACCGTGCGCCTCAATTACCCTTCGGCCGACGGCTCGACCTACGTCTTCAACGTGATCGACACCCCCGGTCACGTCGATTTCTCCTACGAAGTCTCGCGCTCGCTCAAGGCGTGCGAGGGCTGCATCCTCCTGGTCGACGCCAGCCAGGGCGTGGAGGCGCAGACGCTGGCCAACGTCTACCTCGCGCTGGAGCACGACCTCGAAATCATTCCTGTGCTCAACAAGGTGGATCTGCCCGCCGCCGAGCCCGAGCGCGTGCTCGAGGAGCTGGAGAACGTCATCGGGCTTGCCGCCACAGACGCGCTGCTGATTTCGGCGAAGACGGGGCAAGGCGTCAGCGACGTTACCGAGGCGATCTGCCAGCGCATCCCCGTGCCCGCGGGCGACGCCGACGCGCCGCTCAAGGCGCTGCTCGTGGATTCCTGGTACGACCAGTACCTCGGCGTCATCACGCTGGTCCGCGTCATGGAAGGCACGCTCCAGCCCGGCGTGCGCGCGCGTATGATGGCGACCCGCGCGGTGCACGACGTCAGCGAGGTCGGCACCTTCCAGCCCGGCCGCGTGAAATCCGATGCGCTGGGCCCGGGCGAGCTCGGCTACATGATCGCCGGCATCAAGGACATCGACGAGGCCCAGGTCGGCGACACCATCACCGACGACACCAACCCCTGCGACAAGCCGCTGGAAGGTTACAAGCCCAGCGTGCCGGTCGTCTTCTGCGGCCTCTTCCCCACCGACACGGGGCAGTACGAGGCGCTGCGCGACGCGCTCGGCAAGTTGCGGCTCAACGACTCCTCCTTCCAGTTCGAGCCGGAAAGCTCGCCCGCGCTGGGCTTCGGCTTCCGCTGCGGCTTCCTCGGCCTGCTGCACCTGGAGATCATTCAGGAGCGCCTGTCGCGCGAGTTCGATCTGGACCTGATCACGACCGCGCCCTCGGTCGTCTACCGGATCATGAAGAAGACGGGGGAAATCGTGGATCTCCACAACCCCACGGACATGCCCAACCCGATGCACATCGAGTCCGTGGAGGAACCCTGGATCACGGCCACGATCCTCGTGCCCGACGGCTACCTCGGCAACGTCATCAAGCTGTGCGAGGAGCGCCGCGGCATCCAGAAAGACCTGACCTACGCCGGCGACCGGGCGATGGTGGTCTACAGCCTGCCGCTCAACGAGGTCGTCTACGACTTCTACGACCGCCTCAAGTCCGCGACCTCCGGCTACGCCTCCTTCGACTACCAGATGGAAGGCTACCACGAGGGAGATCTCGTCAAGCTCGACGTGCTGGTGAACAGCGAGCGCGTCGACGCCCTGGCCGTCATCGTCCACCGCAGCCAGGCGGAATACCGCGGGCGCCTCGTCTGCCAGAAGCTGAAAGAGGAAATCCCGCGCCAGCTCTTCAAGGTGCCGATCCAGGCCGCCATCTCGGGGCGCGTCGTCGCCCGCGAAACCGTTCCCGCCTTGAAGAAGGACGTCACCGCCAAGTGCTACGGCGGCGATGTCACGCGCAAGCGCAAGCTCATCGAGAAGCAAAAAGAGGGCAAGAAGAAGATGCGCCAGGTGGGGAAGGTCGAAATTCCCCAGTCCGCTTTCCTCAATGCCCTCAAAATGGACGACGATTAA
- a CDS encoding NTP/NDP exchange transporter, producing the protein MSDQRPVQAIPLISRALLVRRGELPGLVGGFAFFFCLLCSYYVLRPVRDEMGIRGGVENLEWLFTGTFVLMLGAVPLYGWLASRFSRRRLVPTVYGFFIACMAGFAVWLESGLTPAWAARAFFLWLSVFNLFVVSIFWSLMADLFDNEQAKRLFGAIAAGGSVGAIAGPGLTAALAERLGPSGLLPIAAAVLAATLPCLWVLVRWQDRHGHGGQEQGAALGGRVLDGLRSVLGSRYLQGVGGFIWLYTTLATFLYFAQAGIVADTFGDTGSRTAAFAWIDLATNTLTVGAQLFVAARLIRAVGLPATLALVPALLVGGFLVLAAAPVFAAIAAVQVVRRAGNYALARPGREMLFTPLSRSEKYKAKNVVDTLIYRGGDAIAGWLYAGLGGLGLAVPGVALVAVPISGAWAVLGWWLGRARDARVAEQAADEGGITPASAAAK; encoded by the coding sequence GTGAGCGACCAGCGGCCGGTCCAGGCCATCCCGTTGATCTCGCGCGCCCTGCTCGTCCGCCGCGGCGAGCTGCCGGGGCTCGTGGGCGGGTTCGCGTTCTTCTTCTGCCTGCTGTGCAGCTACTACGTTCTGCGCCCCGTGCGCGACGAAATGGGCATCCGCGGCGGCGTGGAGAACCTGGAGTGGCTGTTCACGGGCACCTTCGTGCTCATGCTGGGCGCGGTGCCGCTGTACGGCTGGCTGGCCTCGCGGTTTTCGCGCCGGCGCTTGGTGCCCACGGTCTACGGCTTCTTCATCGCGTGCATGGCCGGCTTCGCGGTGTGGCTGGAAAGCGGCCTGACGCCGGCCTGGGCGGCGCGCGCCTTCTTCCTGTGGCTCTCGGTCTTCAACCTCTTCGTGGTGTCGATCTTCTGGTCGCTAATGGCCGACCTCTTCGACAACGAGCAGGCCAAGCGCCTGTTCGGCGCCATCGCGGCCGGCGGCAGCGTGGGGGCGATCGCTGGGCCGGGGCTGACGGCGGCGCTCGCCGAGCGCCTCGGGCCGAGCGGGCTGCTGCCCATCGCCGCCGCCGTGCTGGCGGCGACGCTGCCGTGCCTGTGGGTGCTGGTGCGCTGGCAGGACCGCCACGGCCACGGGGGCCAGGAGCAGGGCGCGGCGCTCGGCGGGCGCGTGCTGGACGGCCTGCGCTCGGTGCTTGGCTCGCGCTACCTGCAGGGCGTGGGCGGCTTCATCTGGCTCTACACCACGCTGGCGACCTTCCTCTACTTCGCCCAGGCCGGGATCGTCGCCGACACCTTCGGCGACACGGGCTCGCGCACGGCCGCGTTCGCCTGGATCGATCTGGCCACCAACACCCTGACCGTGGGCGCGCAGCTCTTCGTCGCCGCGCGGCTGATCCGCGCCGTCGGCCTGCCCGCGACCCTCGCCCTGGTGCCCGCGCTGCTGGTCGGCGGCTTCCTGGTGCTGGCGGCTGCGCCGGTCTTCGCCGCCATCGCGGCCGTGCAGGTGGTTCGGCGCGCGGGCAACTACGCCCTCGCCCGGCCCGGGCGGGAAATGCTGTTCACCCCGCTCTCGCGAAGCGAGAAGTACAAGGCCAAGAACGTCGTCGACACCCTGATCTATCGCGGCGGCGACGCCATCGCGGGCTGGCTGTATGCCGGGCTGGGCGGGCTCGGCCTGGCCGTACCCGGCGTGGCGTTGGTGGCTGTGCCCATCTCGGGCGCCTGGGCCGTGCTCGGCTGGTGGCTGGGCCGCGCCCGCGACGCGCGCGTGGCCGAGCAGGCCGCGGATGAAGGCGGGATCACTCCCGCGTCGGCCGCCGCCAAGTGA
- a CDS encoding YbhB/YbcL family Raf kinase inhibitor-like protein produces MAFELTTTAFGEGDRIPVRHTCDGDDLSPALKWADPPAGTQSFLLIVADPDAPGGVFHHWGVYEIPGTWRQLTEGYTANTRQAGFREAMNDFGNEGFNGPCPPPGHGTHHYHFRLYALSLATLNVPDRPSCPQLMDAARPNVLDVAEVMGLYTR; encoded by the coding sequence ATGGCGTTCGAGCTGACCACGACGGCGTTCGGCGAGGGTGACCGCATCCCCGTGCGCCACACCTGCGACGGCGACGACCTCTCCCCGGCCCTGAAGTGGGCCGATCCGCCCGCCGGCACGCAGAGCTTCCTGCTGATCGTGGCGGACCCGGACGCGCCGGGCGGGGTGTTTCATCACTGGGGCGTCTACGAGATCCCCGGCACCTGGCGCCAGCTCACCGAAGGCTACACCGCCAACACCCGCCAGGCCGGTTTTCGGGAAGCCATGAACGACTTCGGCAACGAGGGCTTCAACGGCCCGTGCCCGCCGCCGGGCCACGGCACGCATCACTACCACTTCCGCCTCTACGCCCTCTCTCTGGCAACGCTGAACGTCCCCGACCGGCCGAGCTGTCCGCAGCTCATGGACGCGGCGCGGCCCAACGTCCTCGACGTCGCCGAGGTGATGGGGCTGTACACCCGCTAA
- a CDS encoding sulfatase-like hydrolase/transferase, producing MTAHRSTSAAESRPARSRGAWIAAALGLIALDLALIAPNAPYALTWDALRMIPLELPALLLALVALPPRGRLWAARLIGGAMALMLLVKAGDLASRLVFGLRFNPLVDWHRLYHAWTFFEGAAGPVAVVATLAGALAAALALIWALMRAAGAVAVLPDRAGRRAALVAVGAVSVAIGAADAARRTVGWDTRTAAFTTKLAWGHVATAREVSRDLERFRADLNGDALAQHTGKDLFARLQERDVVLVFAESYGRTVYARERYWSRVGPQVARLGAAAKAKGMAVRSAWLESPTVGGRTWLAHASLVSGAWIDRQRRHDELLRSERVSLAHLFARAGWRTAAVVPSSQPPWPAARYFAYDTVLDAPALNYAGKPFNWVTMPDQFTLEALHERVLAPERERPVFAEVALISSHAPWTPIPEPVSWDAIGDGEIFNQFAERGPAPTELWQDTNRVRTKYGEAVAYVMRTLAGFVRERLSEDTVLLVVGDHQPAPIITGDAATRHVPVHLIAPPEVAAATRDWGWSHGVVPAGDAPVWRMDSVRGRLVDAFGPRAPKGEAVTWRRPTRE from the coding sequence ATGACCGCACACCGCAGCACGAGCGCGGCTGAAAGCCGCCCCGCGCGCAGCCGGGGCGCCTGGATCGCGGCGGCGCTCGGCCTGATCGCGCTGGACCTGGCGCTGATCGCACCCAACGCGCCGTACGCGCTGACGTGGGACGCGCTGCGCATGATTCCGTTGGAGCTGCCGGCGCTGCTGCTGGCGCTGGTGGCGCTGCCGCCGCGCGGGCGGCTTTGGGCGGCGCGGCTGATCGGCGGCGCGATGGCCCTGATGCTGCTTGTGAAGGCGGGCGATCTGGCGTCGCGGCTGGTTTTCGGGCTGCGCTTCAACCCGCTGGTGGACTGGCACCGGCTGTACCACGCCTGGACCTTCTTCGAGGGGGCAGCGGGGCCCGTCGCCGTGGTCGCCACCCTTGCGGGCGCGCTCGCCGCGGCGCTGGCGCTGATCTGGGCGCTCATGCGGGCGGCCGGGGCGGTGGCCGTGTTGCCCGACCGGGCGGGCCGACGCGCCGCGCTGGTGGCTGTGGGCGCGGTGAGCGTGGCGATCGGAGCCGCTGATGCCGCCCGGCGCACGGTCGGCTGGGACACGCGCACGGCCGCCTTCACCACCAAGCTGGCGTGGGGTCACGTCGCCACGGCGCGCGAGGTCTCGCGGGATCTGGAACGCTTTCGTGCGGACCTGAACGGCGACGCGCTGGCGCAACACACCGGCAAAGACCTGTTCGCGCGCCTGCAAGAGCGCGACGTGGTCCTGGTGTTCGCCGAATCGTACGGGCGCACGGTGTACGCGCGCGAGCGTTACTGGTCGCGCGTGGGGCCGCAGGTGGCGCGGCTCGGCGCGGCGGCGAAGGCCAAGGGCATGGCCGTGCGCTCGGCGTGGCTCGAATCGCCGACGGTGGGCGGACGCACCTGGCTGGCGCACGCGTCCCTGGTCTCCGGGGCCTGGATCGACCGCCAGCGCCGCCACGACGAGTTGCTGCGCTCGGAGCGTGTGAGCCTGGCGCACCTTTTCGCCCGCGCGGGCTGGCGCACGGCGGCGGTGGTGCCGTCCAGCCAGCCGCCGTGGCCGGCTGCGCGGTATTTCGCCTACGACACCGTGTTGGACGCGCCAGCGCTGAACTACGCGGGCAAGCCCTTCAACTGGGTGACGATGCCCGACCAGTTCACCCTGGAGGCGCTGCACGAGCGCGTTCTGGCCCCCGAACGCGAGCGCCCCGTGTTCGCGGAGGTCGCGCTGATCTCCAGCCATGCGCCCTGGACGCCGATTCCCGAGCCGGTGTCGTGGGATGCCATCGGCGACGGCGAGATCTTCAACCAGTTCGCCGAGCGCGGCCCCGCGCCCACAGAGTTGTGGCAGGATACGAACCGCGTGCGCACGAAGTACGGCGAGGCTGTGGCCTACGTCATGCGCACGCTGGCGGGCTTCGTGCGCGAACGGCTGAGCGAGGACACCGTGCTGCTGGTGGTGGGCGACCACCAGCCGGCGCCCATCATCACGGGGGACGCGGCGACGCGCCACGTGCCCGTTCACCTCATCGCCCCGCCCGAGGTCGCGGCGGCCACGCGGGACTGGGGCTGGAGCCACGGGGTCGTGCCCGCTGGGGACGCGCCGGTGTGGCGGATGGATTCCGTTCGCGGACGGCTTGTCGACGCGTTCGGACCGCGCGCGCCCAAGGGCGAGGCCGTCACTTGGCGGCGGCCGACGCGGGAGTGA
- a CDS encoding TetR/AcrR family transcriptional regulator, with amino-acid sequence MPWNKRFDQQEVLERALDTFWAQGYTATSIQDLVDRMGINRASLYDTFGDKQDLFLAALRAYDENHRAAWLRELDALGSPLEALRRVFHDWVDAVEQERTPSGCFMVNTSLERAPHDEAVREHVARAQQALADFFGRKIDEAQRAGEVPVEMNADAAASSMLATFMGMLVMARSGADPEALRGTAEGAIARLG; translated from the coding sequence ATGCCCTGGAACAAGCGCTTCGACCAGCAGGAGGTGCTCGAGCGCGCGCTCGACACCTTCTGGGCGCAGGGCTACACGGCCACGTCCATCCAGGATCTGGTGGACCGGATGGGCATCAACCGGGCCAGCCTCTACGACACCTTCGGCGACAAGCAGGATCTGTTTCTCGCGGCGCTGCGCGCCTACGACGAAAACCACCGCGCGGCGTGGCTGCGCGAGCTGGACGCGCTGGGCTCACCCTTGGAAGCGCTGCGGCGCGTCTTTCACGACTGGGTCGACGCCGTCGAACAGGAGCGCACGCCCAGCGGCTGCTTCATGGTCAACACCTCGCTGGAGCGCGCGCCGCACGACGAGGCCGTGCGCGAACACGTGGCCCGCGCCCAGCAGGCCCTGGCCGACTTCTTCGGGCGCAAGATCGATGAGGCTCAGCGCGCCGGCGAGGTGCCGGTCGAGATGAACGCGGACGCGGCCGCGTCGTCGATGCTGGCGACCTTCATGGGGATGCTCGTGATGGCGCGCAGCGGCGCCGACCCGGAAGCCCTGCGCGGCACGGCGGAAGGCGCCATCGCGCGCCTGGGGTAA